GCGCTCTGGTTTTAAGGTGTCTGCCTTTTCGCGCAGAATGTTTGATAAACCCAGAATGCCGGTGAAAGGGGAGCGTAAATCGTGAGCCATAACGGCAAAAATTTCTTGCTGATCTTTCTGCATGCGCTCTAGACGACGGTTATGAAGTCTCAGCTCTAATTGACTAACCACCTGTTTGGCTAAGATGTTTAAGGCGAGCTTCTGATTTTCATCCAACATTTTAGGCTCGGTATCAATGACGCATAGGGTGCCAATGGGTAGGCCGTTTTTAGTTACCAGTGGTGCTCCCGCGTAGAAGCGAATGTCCGGCCCAGCGGTTACCAGTGGGTTGTCCACAAAGCGCTCATCTTTTAATGCATTTGCTACTTCAAATACTTGGTCTTGCAAGATAGCGTGGGAACAAAAGGCGATATCTCTAGGTGTCTCCGGTGCGTCAAGGCCGACGCGGGATTTAAACCATTGGCGATCTTTGTCGATAAGCGAGATAAGTGAGATTGATGTACCGCAAATGGAACTTGCCAACTCAGTCAGTTCATCTAGGGCTTGTTCGTCTTCAGTATCCAATACTTCGTAACGCAGCAGTTCTTCGATACGTTGTGTTTCATCTGGGTGCAAGGCGGCGCTTATCATAATGCACAAATTCCTAGATTTAGGTAGCTCGGCAGCACCAAGTACATTGAAAAAACAGCTAGCAACGGGGTGTTGAGGTTATATTTACGTCAGCCTGGGTGCGCTCCGGTTTTCCGCTGCGGGTTCTGTGAGTATAGACGGAATATCCGCTCCATTCTTATGTAATGGCGGCATAGTTAGCGCGGCTATATCAAATCCTTCACGTCTTTGTATATTCAAGATAGCAGTGTTTTCTGTATTTGGAACCTGCTCCGTGGCGAGCGCAGTCAATTGCATATGTAGAAATGCTGACTGCGGCGACAAGTTTGCTAGCAGGCCGGTACTTGCCGGATTTACAGTTTTTCTCGCCCATGAGCGATAGAAAAGTCTTGGTTTGGTCCTAAGGGGATGATCCCGGTGGGGTTGATCATCAGGTGGCTGGCGTAATAGTGGGTTTTAATGTGTTCAAAGCTGACCGTTTGCGCTATGCCGGGGACTTGATACAGCTCGCGTACATAGCCGCTAATGGCGGGATAGTCGGCCAGTAATTGGCGGTTAGTTTTGAAATGGCCAAAGTACACCGCGTCGAAGCGAATCAAGGTGGTGAATAAACGCCAGTCCGCTTCGGTTATTTGGCCGCCTGTCAGGTAGCGCTGCTGGGATAGCAGGTCTTCAAGCCAATCTAGCGATTCAAATAATTGATGAAATGCGGCTTCATAGGCTTCTTGGGTGCTTGCAAAGCCCGCTCGGTAGACGCCGTTATTAACGGTGTTGTAAATGCGGTCGTTCAGAGTATCGATACTTGCCTGTAAAGGTTCTGGGTAATAGTCGCTGGTGTTGCCGCTTAAATGATTAAACGCGCTATTAAACATGCGAATAATCTCTGAGGATTCATTGCTCACAATGGTCTCGGTTTGCTTGTCCCACAGTACTGGAACGGTAACTCTACCCTCATAATCGCCATCGGCTTTCAGATACAATTGGTAGAGAAAGTCCAGGCCGTAAAGCGGGTCTTTCATTTCCCAGCCGTTTTCCAGCATGACTGGCTCGACTACGGTGACATCTATATAGTCTTGCAATTGCTTTAGCTCGCGAAAAATCAGTGTGCGGTGTGCCCAAGGGCAGGCCAGTGATACATAGAGATGGTAGCGACCTTTCTCTGCCTTAAAACCCTGTTGACCCTCGGGGCCAGCTTCTCCGTTTGGCGTTAACCAGTGCCGGAAGCCGCTGTCCTGACGGCGAAATTCACCGCCGCTATTGTCTGTTTCATACCACTGGTCAACCCATTTACCCTGCTGTAATAAACCCATTATGTTGCTCCTATAAAGTGTGTTGCCCGATAAAGCGGCCGACCTGTAATTCTTATCCGGTAATACGGTCGGCCTAAGGGCTAAATCCTGCGCTGCTATTGATGGCTAATATGTTCTTGTTGATATCACTTATACGATGTTTGTTCAGTGAATAGTCTACTTTGGCAGTTGAATATTAATCAGGCGATCGACACTTAGGCTGCCCGCACCTCTGAATACTAGGCCGACACTGATTGCGAGCAAAGCTAGGGCAAATTCGTAACCATTATTTGCCATAAAGAAGCCGTTATCCAAGTGAACGGTAACGATAGCAACGATCATGGTGAAGGCAAGAACCAAGGCTGTGGGGCGTGTTAGCACGCCGGCGATGAGGAATAGACCGCCAAAGAATTCCGCGCTGCCGGCTAAGATTGCCATTAACATTCCGGGCTCGATTCCAATCGATGCCATCCAGCCAGCGGTGCCTTCAAGACCGTAACCACCGAACCAGCCGAATAGTTTTTGAGCGCCGTGGGCAGCAAAAATGGCGCCCGCAGCTAGGCGAATGGCTAGTGTGTCTAGACCGCTGTGTGTTGAAGTGATGGTGTTTATGATTGCTTTCATTATATTTCTCCATGCGTTTGTTATGAGGTTTGCTTAACTGATGTGCTCATTGTAATGATTCTGGATGTGGTAATAAGAGGTGTTATTTGTTTAGAATGTTCTAATTATTAGAACTATTTTAGGGTGCTGAAATGGCGAGAAATCCAATAACAATTGATGTCTTGGAAACACTCGACGCGATCGAGCGACGCGGCAGCTTTGCAAAAGCGGCGGAAGAGATGAATAAAGCCACCTCGGCGGTTTCTTACGCCGTGCAAAAGCTAGAGGAACAGTTAGATATCACTTTGTTTCAGCGCCAGGGCCGGCGCTCAGTATTAACGCCAGCGGGCAGGCTAATACTGGTCGAGGGCCGGGAGATATTGCAAACCACGGCGCATCTGGCAAATAAGGCAAAGGAGCTTGCCACGGGCTGGGAGACCCATATCAATATTGCTGTTGAGTCATTGCAATCCTATTCCAGTTTTTTTGCGGTGCTGTCTGAGTTTCTCCGCGAGCATCCAACTATTGAAATAGATGTGCGTGAATCGGTCTTAAATGGCGGCTGGGAGGCGCTAGAGCAGGGTCAGGTTGATTTGATTGTGGGTTCGCCGGGGCCGGTTCCGCTCCAGAAAGGCTACCGCGCGATACCTATGAAGAGGCTTGATTTGCTGCCAGTAATAGCGTCTTGTCACGAGCTGGCCGTTTTTGCGGCGAAGCCAGAGACTTTGGAGGTTTTGCTCTCTAAGGTCAGGCGGATCATTACCCACGACACGTCGATGACGAGTGTCACTCGCAGCGCGGGCTTGAGCAGCGATGGCAAAATATTCTATGTACAAAACATTGATCAAAAAGTGGCGGCGATACGGGCCGGCATTGGTATAGGTCATCTGCCACGCCAGCGTATTCAAGCGCAACTTGATAGCGGTGAATTAATCCCGCTGGGGTTAGCCGTAGTACCTGTCCTTGAAAATTTTATCGCTTGGAAAATAAGTAATAAAGGCCGGGGCTTGCGGGCACTGACACAGGGCTTGGCGGCCGCTTTAGGCTAAAGGTGCTGAAACCGTATTGCTAAACAGGTCAGCGGCGACGTGATTGTCTGCTGTAGACAAGCCCGGCCTTAATACACAATGTCCGCGCTGGGATATTTTGTGTAATATTAAAAGTTCTGAAATGAACCCACTATAGACCGGCCTTGATAAGGTCGCTCGCTGGATACAAAGGCCTTCTTAAGCGTTTGCAAGGCCATAAAAAATAAGCGGAGATCTATTCGTGAAGATTAAGTACGCCTTCTTACTCCTTGTGTCCCACGGGCTTGCTGTCGCAATTGGCTTTGCTGGGGGAATTTATGCTCTGCCTATTCTTATCGCTCCGCCACCGCCATCGCTGGCTGATATATCTGCGGGTGCTGACGGGGCTATGTACTCGGCAGAGTTTCATCGCGACCTTGAGGGCAGCGACGCTTTTCACTGGGGAGAGGGCAAAGTATCGATAGGGCGTGACTCAATCTCGCTCATGGGTAGTCTAGCGCCAGGGCCGGACTACAAGCTCTACCTCTCGCCTGAGTTTGTCGAGACCGAAGCCGAGTTCAATCGGCTGAAGTCGCGAATGGCGCTCGTTGGCGACATTAAGACCTTTGCCAACTTCTTGATTAAGCTTCCCGCAGGTGTCGACCCGTCGCGTTACACAAGTGTTGTCGTTTGGTGTGAGACTTTCGGCGAGTTTATTACCTCTGCTAAATACAAGTGATCGCTGCTGTGACCTTTAACATGGTGGCGGCTGTGTGGGCTTGAGCAGCAGTAAATCTAATAGGTGATGGCTGGCGTGCATAATCATGGTCGTGAGTTTAAGGGTATGGGGGTATTTCCTAGCCGGTATCTTATTCATTTAAAACAATCAATCTAGGGGCAGGGGATGAATTTCGGTGGCGCGTTAAGTGTGGTGTTTTTGGCTATCTGGTCGGTGGTAATGTTTGCCGCGAATGAAACATTGGTTTCCATGATGTTGGTGAACGCGGCTGTTCAGGTGGTGCTCTTTATCTTGGTCGCATGTATTCCATTTCTAATAACGGGCCGTATGTCATATGTTGATATCGCTTGGCCGTTTGGTGTTGCCCTTATTGGTGTTCTGATTCTATTGATGGGCGATGGCAATGCCATCCGTAAGTTTGTGGTTGGCGGTGTCTATCTGCTCA
This portion of the Zhongshania sp. R06B22 genome encodes:
- a CDS encoding GAF domain-containing sensor histidine kinase, which produces MISAALHPDETQRIEELLRYEVLDTEDEQALDELTELASSICGTSISLISLIDKDRQWFKSRVGLDAPETPRDIAFCSHAILQDQVFEVANALKDERFVDNPLVTAGPDIRFYAGAPLVTKNGLPIGTLCVIDTEPKMLDENQKLALNILAKQVVSQLELRLHNRRLERMQKDQQEIFAVMAHDLRSPFTGILGLSNILREKADTLKPERLAQMADGILASSLKFYQLLDEILQWSRNQLGAVHVDLTSTPLAPLVIESMDFMKESFALKKINITYDRNDNTAAMADVNLTKTIIRNLLANAVKYTPENGSIYIETNTVDGEVQLVIRDSGPGVPAEIKDLLFGDSVTSQHGSEGEKGSGLGLSLCGNFARKQKGYLSLDSDYKDGAKLILHLPSAA
- a CDS encoding glutathione S-transferase family protein, with the protein product MGLLQQGKWVDQWYETDNSGGEFRRQDSGFRHWLTPNGEAGPEGQQGFKAEKGRYHLYVSLACPWAHRTLIFRELKQLQDYIDVTVVEPVMLENGWEMKDPLYGLDFLYQLYLKADGDYEGRVTVPVLWDKQTETIVSNESSEIIRMFNSAFNHLSGNTSDYYPEPLQASIDTLNDRIYNTVNNGVYRAGFASTQEAYEAAFHQLFESLDWLEDLLSQQRYLTGGQITEADWRLFTTLIRFDAVYFGHFKTNRQLLADYPAISGYVRELYQVPGIAQTVSFEHIKTHYYASHLMINPTGIIPLGPNQDFSIAHGREKL
- a CDS encoding DoxX family protein, whose translation is MKAIINTITSTHSGLDTLAIRLAAGAIFAAHGAQKLFGWFGGYGLEGTAGWMASIGIEPGMLMAILAGSAEFFGGLFLIAGVLTRPTALVLAFTMIVAIVTVHLDNGFFMANNGYEFALALLAISVGLVFRGAGSLSVDRLINIQLPK
- a CDS encoding LysR family transcriptional regulator, which codes for MARNPITIDVLETLDAIERRGSFAKAAEEMNKATSAVSYAVQKLEEQLDITLFQRQGRRSVLTPAGRLILVEGREILQTTAHLANKAKELATGWETHINIAVESLQSYSSFFAVLSEFLREHPTIEIDVRESVLNGGWEALEQGQVDLIVGSPGPVPLQKGYRAIPMKRLDLLPVIASCHELAVFAAKPETLEVLLSKVRRIITHDTSMTSVTRSAGLSSDGKIFYVQNIDQKVAAIRAGIGIGHLPRQRIQAQLDSGELIPLGLAVVPVLENFIAWKISNKGRGLRALTQGLAAALG
- a CDS encoding DM13 domain-containing protein — translated: MKIKYAFLLLVSHGLAVAIGFAGGIYALPILIAPPPPSLADISAGADGAMYSAEFHRDLEGSDAFHWGEGKVSIGRDSISLMGSLAPGPDYKLYLSPEFVETEAEFNRLKSRMALVGDIKTFANFLIKLPAGVDPSRYTSVVVWCETFGEFITSAKYK